In Serratia sp. FDAARGOS_506, a genomic segment contains:
- the lpxK gene encoding tetraacyldisaccharide 4'-kinase, with protein sequence MIERIWSGGSLLYLALLPLSWLYGLFSWLIRLSYRCGLRKSWRAPVPVVVVGNLTAGGNGKTPMVIWLVEHLQQRGYRVGVVSRGYGGKSAVYPLVLNQNTSTREAGDEPVLIYQRTGAPVAIAPKRAEAVQALLQQQPLDAIITDDGLQHYALQRDFELVVIDGVRRFGNGWWLPAGPMRERAARLGSVDARIANGGVAQAGEIAMRLQAREAVNLLSGERRPAAELPRVVAMAGIGHPPRFFATLEKLNVEVVQEVAFADHQEYQRAQLAALVTAEQTLLMTEKDAVKCRAFAQPNWWYLPVDAVLPSAQAEQLLQDIESLLSK encoded by the coding sequence ATGATTGAGCGCATCTGGTCCGGCGGTTCGCTGCTTTATCTGGCGCTGCTGCCGCTCTCCTGGCTGTATGGCCTGTTCAGCTGGCTGATTCGTCTCAGTTACCGTTGTGGCCTGCGCAAAAGTTGGCGCGCGCCGGTGCCGGTGGTGGTGGTGGGCAACCTCACTGCCGGCGGCAACGGCAAAACGCCGATGGTGATCTGGCTGGTAGAACACCTACAGCAGCGAGGCTATCGCGTTGGCGTGGTCTCGCGCGGCTACGGCGGCAAGTCGGCGGTCTATCCCCTGGTGCTCAATCAGAATACCTCGACCCGCGAGGCAGGGGATGAGCCGGTGCTGATTTATCAGCGCACCGGCGCGCCCGTGGCGATCGCACCCAAGCGAGCCGAGGCGGTGCAGGCTTTGCTGCAACAACAGCCGCTGGATGCGATCATCACCGACGACGGTTTACAGCATTATGCCTTACAGCGTGATTTTGAGCTGGTGGTCATCGACGGCGTGCGTCGTTTCGGCAACGGCTGGTGGTTACCGGCCGGGCCGATGCGCGAGCGTGCCGCGCGGCTTGGCAGCGTCGATGCGCGCATCGCCAATGGCGGCGTGGCGCAGGCCGGGGAGATCGCCATGCGCCTGCAGGCGCGTGAAGCGGTAAACCTGCTTAGTGGTGAACGTCGCCCGGCGGCCGAGCTGCCGCGCGTGGTGGCGATGGCGGGCATCGGTCATCCGCCGCGTTTCTTCGCGACGTTGGAAAAGCTGAACGTCGAGGTGGTGCAGGAAGTGGCGTTTGCCGATCATCAGGAATATCAGCGGGCGCAGCTGGCGGCGCTGGTTACCGCAGAGCAAACGCTGCTGATGACGGAGAAGGACGCGGTGAAGTGTCGCGCCTTTGCCCAGCCCAATTGGTGGTATCTGCCGGTTGATGCGGTGCTACCGTCCGCTCAGGCTGAGCAGCTGCTGCAGGATATCGAATCCCTGCTGTCTAAGTAA
- the msbA gene encoding lipid A ABC transporter ATP-binding protein/permease MsbA encodes MMNDKDLSTWQTFRRLWPMITPFKTGLIVAAIALIMNAAGDTLMLSLLKPLLDDGFGKTDSSVLVWMPLAVIALMLMRGVTSFVSSYCISWVSGMVVMQMRRRLFGHMMRMPVAFFDQQSTGTLLSRITYDSEQVASSSSSALVTVVREGASIIGLFIMMFYYSWQLSVILIVLAPIVSIAIRLVSKRFRNISKNMQNTMGQVTTSAEQMLKGHKEVLIFGGQQVETERFNSVSNRMRQQGMKLVSASSISDPIIQLIASLALAFVLFAASFPSVMETLTAGTITVVFSSMIALMRPLKSLTNVNAQFQRGMAACQTLFSILDMEQEKDTGTREVKRAKGDIEFRNVTFYYPGKETPALRDINLKIAEGKTVALVGRSGSGKSTIANLLTRFYDIQEGEILMDGHDLREYTLASLRNQVALVSQNVHLFNDTIANNIAYARESEYSREQIEKAAEMAYAMDFINKMENGLDTVIGENGVMLSGGQRQRIAIARALLRDCPILILDEATSALDTESERAIQAALDELQKDRTSLVIAHRLSTIEKADEILVVEDGRIVERGEHAALLEQQGAYAQLHRMQFGQ; translated from the coding sequence ATGATGAATGATAAAGATCTCTCGACCTGGCAGACGTTCCGTCGACTCTGGCCGATGATCACTCCTTTTAAGACCGGGCTGATTGTGGCCGCCATTGCGTTGATTATGAACGCAGCGGGGGACACGCTGATGCTGTCTCTGCTTAAACCGCTATTGGACGATGGGTTTGGAAAAACCGACAGCAGCGTGCTGGTGTGGATGCCGCTGGCGGTGATTGCGCTGATGCTGATGCGCGGCGTGACCAGCTTTGTTTCAAGCTACTGCATTTCCTGGGTTTCCGGCATGGTGGTGATGCAAATGCGCCGCCGTTTGTTTGGCCACATGATGAGAATGCCGGTGGCCTTCTTCGATCAGCAGTCCACCGGGACACTGCTGTCGCGCATTACCTATGATTCCGAGCAGGTGGCTTCCTCTTCTTCCAGCGCGCTGGTGACCGTGGTGCGTGAAGGGGCTTCGATTATTGGCCTGTTCATCATGATGTTCTACTACAGCTGGCAGCTGTCGGTGATCCTGATCGTGCTGGCGCCGATCGTTTCCATCGCCATTCGTCTGGTGTCCAAGCGTTTCCGCAACATCAGCAAGAACATGCAGAACACCATGGGGCAGGTGACCACCAGCGCCGAACAGATGCTGAAAGGCCATAAAGAAGTGCTGATCTTCGGTGGCCAACAGGTGGAAACCGAGCGCTTCAACTCGGTGAGCAACCGCATGCGTCAACAGGGCATGAAACTGGTCTCCGCGTCTTCCATTTCCGATCCGATCATTCAGCTGATCGCTTCGCTGGCCTTGGCGTTCGTGCTGTTTGCCGCCAGCTTCCCAAGCGTGATGGAAACCCTGACCGCCGGGACTATCACCGTGGTGTTCTCGTCGATGATCGCGCTGATGCGTCCGCTGAAGTCGCTGACCAACGTGAATGCCCAGTTCCAGCGTGGGATGGCGGCCTGCCAGACACTGTTCTCTATTCTGGATATGGAACAGGAAAAAGACACCGGCACCCGCGAAGTGAAGCGTGCGAAAGGCGACATCGAATTCCGCAACGTCACCTTCTACTACCCGGGCAAAGAAACGCCGGCGCTGCGTGATATCAACCTGAAAATTGCCGAAGGCAAGACCGTAGCACTGGTGGGACGCTCGGGTTCGGGCAAATCCACCATCGCCAACCTGCTGACGCGTTTCTATGATATCCAGGAAGGCGAAATCCTGATGGACGGCCACGATCTGCGCGAATATACCCTGGCCTCACTGCGTAATCAGGTGGCGCTGGTCTCGCAAAACGTGCACCTGTTTAACGACACCATCGCCAACAACATCGCCTATGCGCGCGAGAGCGAATACAGCCGCGAGCAGATTGAGAAAGCGGCCGAAATGGCGTACGCGATGGACTTCATCAACAAGATGGAGAACGGCCTGGATACGGTGATTGGCGAAAATGGCGTGATGCTGTCAGGCGGCCAACGCCAGCGTATCGCCATCGCGCGCGCGCTGCTGCGCGACTGCCCGATCCTAATCCTCGACGAGGCGACTTCTGCGCTGGATACCGAGTCCGAGCGTGCCATTCAGGCCGCGCTGGACGAACTGCAGAAAGATCGCACTTCGCTGGTGATCGCGCACCGTCTGTCTACGATTGAGAAGGCGGACGAGATCCTGGTGGTGGAGGACGGCCGCATCGTTGAACGCGGCGAGCACGCCGCACTGCTTGAACAGCAGGGCGCTTATGCGCAGCTGCATCGCATGCAGTTTGGCCAATAA
- a CDS encoding VOC family protein gives MTAQQFVSPNEIRARFSHAMSDMYQKEVPLYGDLLELVAETNRQVLREDAALAHQLQITGEIERLAMERHGAIRVGTADELATLRRLFRVMGMEPVGYYDLSVAGVPVHSTAFRAVHEDALQISPFRVFTSLLRLELIDNPALRELAERLLARRRIFTDRALELIALQETQGGLNETQAQEFVEQALETFRWHSQATVSAEEYRQLHDQHRLIADVVAFKGPHINHLTPRTLDIDRVQQAMPGRGITPKAVIEGPPRRRRAILLRQTSFKALEESVDFIERDGHAVAGHHTARFGEIEQRGVALTPKGRALYDRLLQATNDALQAPPSEKNAERYYQLLEENFRAFPDDYATLREQQLAWFRYFPTECGLAAKESLDKHSTLEQLIEKEHVRFQPLVYEDFLPVSAAGIFQSNLGDNRHTQYNAASSRAAFEQALGSEVIDELALYQQTQQRSLEACAQALGLATLAS, from the coding sequence ATGACCGCCCAGCAGTTCGTTTCACCTAATGAAATCCGCGCCAGATTCTCTCACGCGATGTCGGATATGTACCAAAAAGAGGTACCGCTGTACGGCGATCTGCTGGAACTGGTAGCGGAAACCAACCGACAGGTTCTGCGCGAAGATGCCGCACTGGCTCATCAACTACAAATCACCGGCGAGATAGAACGCCTGGCGATGGAACGCCACGGCGCGATCCGGGTCGGTACCGCAGACGAGTTGGCCACCTTGCGCCGCCTGTTCCGGGTGATGGGCATGGAGCCAGTCGGTTACTATGACCTGTCGGTAGCGGGCGTTCCGGTGCACTCCACCGCTTTTCGCGCCGTACATGAAGACGCGCTGCAGATCAGTCCTTTCCGCGTGTTCACCTCCTTGCTACGCCTGGAACTGATAGACAATCCGGCGCTGCGTGAGCTGGCCGAGCGCTTGCTGGCGCGCCGCCGCATCTTTACCGATCGTGCGTTGGAGCTGATCGCGCTGCAAGAAACGCAAGGCGGATTAAATGAAACGCAGGCGCAGGAATTTGTCGAGCAAGCGCTGGAAACCTTCCGCTGGCACAGCCAGGCGACAGTCAGCGCCGAAGAATACCGGCAGTTGCACGATCAGCATCGATTGATCGCCGACGTAGTGGCGTTTAAAGGGCCGCATATCAACCACCTGACACCGCGCACGCTGGATATCGATCGCGTTCAGCAGGCGATGCCCGGCCGCGGCATTACGCCCAAGGCGGTCATCGAAGGCCCGCCGCGCCGCCGCCGTGCGATCCTGCTGCGCCAGACCAGCTTCAAGGCGTTGGAAGAAAGCGTCGATTTCATTGAGCGCGACGGCCATGCCGTTGCCGGTCATCATACCGCGCGCTTCGGCGAGATCGAACAACGCGGCGTGGCGCTGACGCCTAAAGGACGCGCACTCTACGACCGCCTGCTGCAGGCGACCAACGATGCGCTACAGGCCCCGCCAAGCGAGAAGAATGCCGAGCGTTACTATCAACTGCTCGAGGAAAACTTCCGGGCGTTTCCTGATGATTACGCCACGCTGCGCGAGCAACAGCTGGCGTGGTTCCGCTATTTTCCGACCGAATGCGGCCTGGCAGCCAAAGAGTCGCTGGATAAACACAGCACCCTGGAGCAACTGATCGAGAAAGAACACGTTCGCTTCCAGCCGCTGGTTTATGAAGACTTTCTGCCGGTCAGCGCCGCAGGGATATTCCAGTCGAATCTGGGGGACAACCGCCACACGCAGTACAACGCCGCTTCCAGCCGTGCAGCGTTTGAACAAGCGTTGGGCAGTGAGGTCATCGACGAGCTGGCGCTGTATCAACAAACCCAGCAGCGTTCGCTGGAAGCCTGCGCACAAGCCCTGGGGCTCGCCACGCTGGCATCCTGA